ACCAGTATCGGGCCAGGCGGCGCGTTCGCGAGATCGTGATCGCCGTGCTCGCCGATCGTCAGGGACTCACGAGAGAGGAGGCCGCCGACCGAACCCGCGACGGCTCCTGGACCGACGATCCGAGAGCGGCGGCCTATCTCGCTGGACACCTCGAGCCTCCACTTCGGATTCGACTTCGTGACTGGGCACACGGCGACTGGACGAGTCGCAGTCTCGAGGCGACTATCGCCGAACTCGAGCGACTCGCAGCCGGTGGGCCCGACTCTGGAGGTTCCGTAGACGGCGATCGGTCCACCGATTCGGTAGCCGACGATCACGGGAACGGGACTGCCCGACGGCCCGACCTCGATCCGGGAGACGGAGGCGACGTCCTCGAGCGGGAGGTGGCGCGATGACGGCGACCGGGCGCTGGCAGGTCGGTCTCGCCGTCGCGCTGGTCGCGGTCGGAGTCGGCGTTCTCGCCGGAAACACGGCGATCTTTCTCTCGTCACTCGTCGGCCTGATGTACGCCGGCTACGGCCACGTCACCCGGCCGCCCGCCGTCGACCTCTCGGTCGAGCGGGTTCTCGAGCCCGCGTTGCCGTCGCCGGGCGACGACGTCGACGTCGTCGTCCTGGTCACGAACGAGGGGGACGAACCGCTCCCCGACGTTCGCGTCGCCGACGAACCGCCCGCCGAACTCGCGGTCGTCGCGGACGAGCCGCGTGGCGCAGTCAGCCTCGGCCCCGGTGAGACGGCGTCCGTCGCGTACACCGTCCGTGCACGCCGCGGCGAACACGCCTTTGGCGACGTCACGGTCGTGGCGCGAAACGTCAGCGGAAGCGAGACGGGTCGCGAACGGTTCTCGGTGGCCGACGAGATCGAGCCGGCCGAGGGGCTCGAGGGAGTGCCACTGGCCGGGCAGACGATCCAGTACAGCGGTCGCGTCGAGTCAGAGACGGGCGGCGAGGGAGTCGAGTTCTACTCGGTACGATCCTACCAGCCAACTGATTCGAAGAATCGCGTCGACTGGAATCGGCTGGCGAAGACCGGCGAGCTGACGACCGTCGAGTTCCGCGAGGAACGGGCGGCGACCGTCGTCGTCGTCGTCGACGTTCGCCACGTCAACGCGGTGGTCCGCGATCCGGCGGAGGCCGACGGCGTCGAGCTCTCGAAACACGCCGGTCGACGGCTCGTCGCCGCGCTACTTCGCGAGAACAATCGCGTCGGAGTCGCCCTCTACGGCAGACCCGGGCACTACCTGCTTCCGCGGACCGGCCGGGATCACGCCGCCAGAGCCGATCGACTGCTCGAGGGCGAGTGGTGTGACT
This portion of the Natronobeatus ordinarius genome encodes:
- a CDS encoding DUF7269 family protein, coding for MRRLLAALVGVLALGFAVAVPAFDPSLPTLTVVGRDTVVYGLAAVATLVGVAELVRAAQRGPNDGLPSPGTRSRRDHETVAESIDRTLERSAVLEPTSTDRRRSYHQYRARRRVREIVIAVLADRQGLTREEAADRTRDGSWTDDPRAAAYLAGHLEPPLRIRLRDWAHGDWTSRSLEATIAELERLAAGGPDSGGSVDGDRSTDSVADDHGNGTARRPDLDPGDGGDVLEREVAR
- a CDS encoding DUF58 domain-containing protein, with protein sequence MTATGRWQVGLAVALVAVGVGVLAGNTAIFLSSLVGLMYAGYGHVTRPPAVDLSVERVLEPALPSPGDDVDVVVLVTNEGDEPLPDVRVADEPPAELAVVADEPRGAVSLGPGETASVAYTVRARRGEHAFGDVTVVARNVSGSETGRERFSVADEIEPAEGLEGVPLAGQTIQYSGRVESETGGEGVEFYSVRSYQPTDSKNRVDWNRLAKTGELTTVEFREERAATVVVVVDVRHVNAVVRDPAEADGVELSKHAGRRLVAALLRENNRVGVALYGRPGHYLLPRTGRDHAARADRLLEGEWCDSFVREGWLAAGDGHVGRFCRQLGDEKQLVVVSPLLDDEPVRSIRRFRAYGHEVTLLCPTVADADSPGSTVERIATERRLSTLRAAGVRVLEWAPDEPLQVAAERGSHGWSR